One stretch of Cervus canadensis isolate Bull #8, Minnesota chromosome 5, ASM1932006v1, whole genome shotgun sequence DNA includes these proteins:
- the TSPYL6 gene encoding testis-specific Y-encoded-like protein 6, translating to MSEGSLETVALPPLQLPEEGGAPQAPADASSTPQLPTAGAHGRGGARVGPEEVGPPTEGREATFASGAANSSLGNGFQCETGGEKALETCDTGRSESELTAGGKAAEAKTERGPIFPEAVKQEERVEVEKPVGEERKVVEEHRGVEEAKGEAGAPTRSEGLHRKALESSQLEVDAGNAQADPAFLQVERRYRRVRQHFLQWRKHVIRHIPGFWVTAFRNHPQLSALISGRDAEIFSYLADLEVKELRRPRMGYKFKFLFRRNPYFRNKWLVKEYEVTPSGQVVSLSTPIIWHPGHEAQVFLYRNQDLMCGFVAWFSDNSLPEPDRIAEIIKEDLWPEALQYYLLDEAPHRARLLQIRGPAETPRPPGFPSG from the coding sequence ATGAGCGAGGGCAGCTTGGAGACTGTCGCGCTCCCACCGCTCCAGCTTCCGGAGGAGGGGGGCGCACCCCAGGCTCCCGCGGACGCCAGCTCTACTCCCCAGCTCCCAACTGCTGGGGCTCACGGTCGTGGAGGGGCCCGAGTGGGACCAGAGGAGGTCGGGCCACCCACGGAGGGCAGGGAAGCAACCTTTGCCTCTGGGGCAGCCAACAGCAGCCTGGGAAATGGTTTTCAGTGTGAAACTGGAGGGGAGAAGGCCCTAGAAACCTGTGACACTGGGAGATCAGAGTCGGAGCTGACGGCTGGAGGGAAGGCGGCGGAAGCTAAGACCGAAAGGGGCCCCATCTTTCCAGAAGCAgtgaagcaggaggagagggttGAAGTGGAGAAGCCGGTGGGTGAGGAAAGGAAAGTGGTGGAGGAACACAGAGGGGTAGAGGAGGCAAAGGGCGAGGCAGGGGCCCCAACCCGGAGTGAGGGTCTCCACCGGAAAGCCCTGGAGTCCAGCCAGCTGGAAGTGGACGCCGGGAACGCTCAGGCTGACCCGGCCTTCCTCCAGGTGGAGCGCAGGTACAGGCGCGTGCGTCAACACTTCCTCCAGTGGAGGAAGCACGTCATTCGGCACATCCCCGGCTTCTGGGTCACTGCCTTTCGGAACCACCCGCAGCTATCTGCCCTGATTAGCGGCAGAGACGCAGAGATATTCAGCTACTTAGCCGATTTGGAGGTGAAAGAGCTCAGACGTCCTAGGATGGGCTATAAATTCAAGTTCCTCTTTCGAAGAAACCCATACTTCAGAAACAAGTGGCTTGTGAAGGAATACGAGGTCACACCCTCCGGCCAAGTGGTGTCTCTTTCCACTCCGATCATATGGCACCCGGGTCATGAAGCCCAGGTCTTCCTTTATAGGAACCAAGACCTCATGTGTGGCTTTGTTGCCTGGTTTTCAGACAACAGCCTTCCAGAGCCTGACAGGATTGCTGAGATTATCAAAGAGGACCTCTGGCCAGAGGCACTGCAATACTACTTACTGGATGAAGCACCCCACAGAGCTAGACTTCTCCAGATCAGGGGACCAGCGGAGACCCCCAGGCCCCCTGGGTTCCCATCTGGCTAA